Genomic segment of bacterium:
CTCGCAATCGCTGCGGGCATATGCTACCTCACCACCCACGTCACCTCGGTCGCCGCGCTCATCCTGTACGGCCCGATCCTGAACAACGTCAACTACATCATCGGCTCCGGGCCCGACACCCGTGTCCTATTGGGGGCGTTCTGCGAGGTGATCCTGGCCTTCGCCATCATCGGTAGCGCGGTCGCGCTGTTCCCCGTCGTCAAGAGGCAGAACGAAGCCGTTGCCCTTGGCTACGTCGGCCTCCGCACTCTTGAAGCCGGCATCATCGCTATCGATGTCGCCAGCCTCCTTGCGGTCGTGACCTTGCGGCAGCAACTGGCGGGGGCCGCAAGCTCGGACACGGCCTCGCTGGTCGCGCTCGGCAGGGGCCTCGTTGCGCTCCACAACTGGACCTTCTTGATCGGGCCCAGCTTCACCAGCGGAACCAACACGGTGTTGATAGCGTATCTCATGTACACGTCGCGTCTCGTGCCCCGGTTCATACCCGTGCTGGGGCTGATCGGAGGCCCATTGGTCTTCGCGTCGGTGACCGGCGTGTTGTTCGGTGTCTACGGGCAGTACTCGACCGTCCCGGCCGTCGCCGCCGTTCCGGAGTTCGCCTGGGAGTTGACCCTCGCCATCTACCTCATCGCAAAGGGATTTAACCCCTCCGCTAGCGTGATGGAAGCAGTCATTGCTGATGCTCGACGAGGGGGGTCGCTAGCCCTCATCGTGTGATACAGACTCTCGGGTGCGCTCACTCAATCCGGTCACGGTGCGCGCCCTCGAGCGGTGGCTCGAAGTACACCCGGCGGCGTATCCGCAGAACCGCCTGTCTGTCTACGAAGACGGACGCCAAATGCAGGAGTTTGGACTCAATCAAATCCTCTACCGGTTCTCGGCGAACGCGAAGGTCCCGCGTCGATTCAGGGCGCGGCCTCTTTGTGTCTACCTTAGGCGCGCCCGCCGTCTTGTTAACAATCCGTTACCAGGCGTCGGAAGGAGCCCTGGGCTCGCACGGGAATCCCAAGGCGGGCTGAGTAGTGTGCGGGGAGGGCTCCCGTGACGGACGAACTGCGGTCTCGTGCCCAAGACCTCGCCATGCTGTGTCTCCGCATCGGATTGGCCGTGTTCTTCTTTCGCCCGGGCTGGGCAAAGATTGCGTCCCTGCGCGGCATCATCGGACTGTGGCAACGGTTACACCTCCCGCTGTCGAGTGTGTTTGGGCCGATTCACGCGATCGTCGAGTTCGGCGGAAGCATCTTGATGCTGGTGGGCCTGTTCACGCGGCTTGTGGGTTCGCTGCTGGCGATGGACATGTTTGGGGCATTGGTGATCG
This window contains:
- a CDS encoding DUF4386 domain-containing protein, whose translation is MTSPRKLAIAAGICYLTTHVTSVAALILYGPILNNVNYIIGSGPDTRVLLGAFCEVILAFAIIGSAVALFPVVKRQNEAVALGYVGLRTLEAGIIAIDVASLLAVVTLRQQLAGAASSDTASLVALGRGLVALHNWTFLIGPSFTSGTNTVLIAYLMYTSRLVPRFIPVLGLIGGPLVFASVTGVLFGVYGQYSTVPAVAAVPEFAWELTLAIYLIAKGFNPSASVMEAVIADARRGGSLALIV
- a CDS encoding DoxX family protein, coding for MTDELRSRAQDLAMLCLRIGLAVFFFRPGWAKIASLRGIIGLWQRLHLPLSSVFGPIHAIVEFGGSILMLVGLFTRLVGSLLAMDMFGALVIVKIHTRTFISQEWLAFWMSVALLVVGAGAYSLDAMFGRRRAARATSQ